One window of the Chitinophaga niabensis genome contains the following:
- a CDS encoding MmcQ/YjbR family DNA-binding protein: MVDLQTFEELCFAMPGVEKVLHWDHPAFRTKRRIFTTLWPETTSANFNFTPEEQAAFCQEDPKSFYPVEGGWGRQGWTTVNLKKVKKKMLENAISSAWYNAAPPKLQEQYRLEKGL, from the coding sequence ATGGTAGATCTGCAAACATTTGAGGAATTATGCTTTGCTATGCCCGGTGTGGAGAAAGTACTGCATTGGGATCATCCCGCATTCAGAACAAAGCGGCGCATTTTCACCACCCTCTGGCCGGAAACAACATCCGCTAATTTCAACTTCACCCCGGAGGAGCAAGCGGCCTTCTGCCAGGAGGACCCTAAAAGCTTTTACCCCGTAGAAGGAGGCTGGGGGCGCCAGGGCTGGACTACCGTTAATTTAAAGAAGGTAAAAAAGAAAATGCTGGAAAATGCGATCAGCAGTGCATGGTATAATGCCGCGCCGCCTAAGTTACAGGAGCAGTATCGTTTGGAGAAAGGTTTGTAA
- a CDS encoding DeoR/GlpR family DNA-binding transcription regulator, with the protein MDMDINTQDQLPPVSLTKKARKKLIIKQVNIHTRITYSDLVTLINVSEDTIRRDVNELAEDGEVVKIKGGAMSIAYHYGHESETYAQNNKAVIAEKTLQLLRDDIIVLIGGGTTIREFIKKIPVTLRATFITVNVLSAVELLDKPMIKTIVIGGQISAYSQMSVSGEVFEYLSNIKADLCIIGTNAIDPANGLTDSDWETIQVKKAMIKAADKVAIMAISEKLNSSMKMKIADLQEIDYLITELPAESAELQPYRTKNLTIL; encoded by the coding sequence ATGGATATGGATATTAACACGCAGGACCAGTTACCCCCGGTTTCGCTGACCAAAAAGGCCAGGAAGAAACTGATCATTAAACAAGTGAACATTCACACGCGTATTACCTACAGCGACCTTGTAACCCTTATCAATGTATCTGAGGATACGATCCGCCGGGATGTTAATGAACTGGCAGAGGATGGAGAAGTGGTGAAGATCAAAGGCGGCGCTATGTCTATCGCCTATCACTACGGGCATGAATCAGAAACTTATGCGCAGAATAATAAAGCGGTGATTGCGGAGAAAACACTGCAATTGCTGCGGGATGATATTATTGTGCTGATCGGCGGAGGGACTACTATCCGGGAATTTATTAAAAAGATACCGGTTACCCTGCGGGCTACTTTTATTACGGTGAATGTACTGTCTGCAGTGGAGTTACTGGATAAACCCATGATCAAGACCATCGTGATCGGGGGGCAGATCTCTGCATACAGCCAGATGTCTGTAAGCGGCGAAGTGTTTGAATATCTTTCTAATATCAAGGCAGACCTTTGTATTATTGGTACGAATGCTATTGATCCGGCTAACGGGTTAACGGATTCTGACTGGGAGACCATACAGGTGAAAAAGGCGATGATCAAAGCGGCAGATAAAGTGGCTATCATGGCTATTTCAGAGAAGCTGAACTCTTCTATGAAAATGAAGATCGCGGACCTGCAGGAGATTGATTACCTGATCACGGAATTGCCGGCAGAGAGTGCAGAGTTACAGCCTTACAGGACGAAGAACCTGACGATATTGTAG
- a CDS encoding SusD/RagB family nutrient-binding outer membrane lipoprotein, with amino-acid sequence MQRFAKYTFTLLLGASLGFTSCDKGFEQLNTNPNASTKPNVDYLFSQSILKGNYVYDRAYFYTSYITCGNFVQHFATAKELAGAGSGDKYGVHDQYQSFYFRYTYTNVLTTLKELDKAATAPEFVNKRAAARIWKVMLIQRITDLYGDVPYSQANLGGTEGLFLPKYDLQSEIYDGMLRELDEAIKAFDPAQPKYGKADFLFEGDIPKWKKFGYSLMLRVAMRLQKRDENKAKEWALKAIQGGIILTAADQAVVKYTNGPQIYNSNPVAYELVGQDYVSGSNGLNNTEFGKFSKTFIDALQSRNDPRLSVVSVVWNGATPDTTSTAQKGLPNGTNGKPANFNTYSEPNPATILQYAAPLIVLSAAETNFLLTEAIVRGWTAGNAADTYRAGVETALKNWALFGAAGVIAPARITAYTTANALNTGGTLDAQLNQIHTQFWIASLLDEQEAYANWRRTGYPVLVPVNFVGNATGGTIPRRIPYPVPEQGINKKNYDDAVTRQGADNLITRIWWDKL; translated from the coding sequence ATGCAACGATTTGCTAAATATACATTCACCCTGCTGCTGGGCGCTTCATTAGGATTCACCTCCTGTGATAAGGGTTTTGAACAACTGAACACCAACCCGAATGCCTCCACCAAACCCAATGTGGATTACCTCTTTTCCCAGAGCATCCTCAAAGGGAATTACGTATACGACCGTGCGTATTTTTATACATCCTACATTACCTGCGGTAATTTCGTGCAACACTTTGCCACTGCCAAAGAACTGGCAGGAGCTGGTTCCGGGGATAAGTACGGGGTGCATGATCAGTACCAGTCGTTTTACTTCCGGTACACTTATACCAATGTACTCACCACATTGAAGGAGCTGGATAAAGCAGCCACCGCCCCTGAGTTTGTGAACAAAAGAGCTGCTGCCAGGATATGGAAGGTGATGCTGATCCAGCGTATCACAGATCTCTACGGAGATGTGCCATACAGCCAGGCCAACCTGGGTGGCACAGAAGGATTGTTCCTTCCTAAATACGATCTCCAAAGTGAGATCTATGATGGTATGTTAAGAGAACTGGATGAGGCCATCAAAGCATTTGATCCTGCACAGCCTAAATACGGTAAAGCAGACTTCCTGTTTGAAGGAGATATTCCCAAATGGAAGAAGTTTGGTTACTCTTTGATGTTACGTGTAGCAATGCGCCTGCAGAAAAGGGATGAGAACAAAGCAAAAGAGTGGGCACTGAAAGCCATCCAGGGCGGTATCATCCTTACCGCTGCAGATCAGGCCGTAGTAAAGTATACCAATGGCCCACAGATCTACAATAGTAATCCGGTAGCTTATGAACTGGTAGGGCAGGATTATGTATCCGGCTCAAACGGTTTGAATAATACAGAATTCGGCAAGTTCAGCAAAACCTTTATCGATGCGCTGCAAAGCCGCAATGATCCAAGGTTATCTGTTGTATCTGTAGTATGGAATGGTGCCACACCGGATACCACTTCCACTGCACAGAAAGGTTTACCTAATGGTACCAATGGCAAACCTGCCAACTTCAATACCTACTCTGAACCCAACCCTGCAACTATCCTGCAATACGCTGCCCCATTGATTGTACTCAGTGCGGCAGAAACTAATTTCCTCTTAACAGAAGCCATCGTACGTGGCTGGACTGCCGGAAATGCTGCGGATACTTACAGAGCAGGCGTGGAAACTGCTTTGAAGAACTGGGCATTATTTGGTGCTGCCGGTGTAATTGCGCCTGCAAGGATCACTGCTTATACAACAGCGAATGCATTGAATACAGGAGGTACATTAGATGCACAGCTCAACCAGATCCATACACAATTCTGGATCGCTTCCTTGCTGGATGAGCAGGAAGCTTATGCTAACTGGCGCCGTACGGGATATCCTGTACTTGTTCCGGTGAACTTTGTGGGCAATGCTACCGGTGGTACTATTCCAAGAAGGATACCTTACCCGGTTCCTGAGCAGGGTATTAATAAAAAGAATTATGATGATGCGGTTACCCGCCAGGGTGCAGATAACCTGATCACAAGAATATGGTGGGATAAATTATAA
- a CDS encoding MBL fold metallo-hydrolase yields MSQWKSPNFKNGTFRNLSPTEVMSKDASFLKILLRFFSKPKSVNPPKPLPSVKTDLLHLVSGENPVIVWFGHSSYLIHHNGLNILVDPVFSGHASPVPFTVKAFPGTDAFKVSDLPPIDILVITHNHYDHLDKKTLCQLKPKAVYTALGVGKDLPFAASLVTEMDWWDTADYAEGIRLTAAPARHFSGRGIKRGGSLWASFVLELPGGFKLYLGGDSGYDTHFKTIGDKFGPFDIAILETGQYNVDWPMIHMSPEEAVQAAQELKAKVLLPVHWGKFALALHPWNEPVIRTTAGALGKVKVTTPRIGEPVILNVSYPADPWWEF; encoded by the coding sequence ATGAGCCAGTGGAAATCACCGAATTTTAAGAATGGCACTTTTCGTAATCTTTCTCCCACAGAAGTAATGTCGAAGGATGCTTCTTTTCTAAAAATCCTTTTGCGCTTCTTTAGTAAGCCAAAGTCGGTGAACCCTCCCAAACCTTTGCCTTCGGTTAAAACAGACCTGCTGCACCTGGTGTCAGGGGAGAATCCGGTGATCGTATGGTTCGGGCATTCTTCTTATCTCATTCATCATAACGGACTCAATATACTGGTAGACCCTGTTTTCAGCGGGCATGCCTCTCCTGTTCCTTTTACGGTAAAGGCTTTTCCGGGTACAGATGCATTTAAGGTATCAGACCTTCCTCCTATCGACATCCTGGTCATTACCCATAATCACTATGATCATCTGGATAAGAAAACGCTTTGCCAGCTGAAACCTAAGGCGGTGTATACGGCTTTGGGGGTTGGGAAGGATCTGCCTTTTGCAGCATCCCTGGTTACTGAGATGGATTGGTGGGATACTGCGGATTACGCTGAAGGGATCAGACTTACCGCCGCCCCTGCACGCCATTTCTCCGGGAGAGGTATAAAACGTGGTGGATCCCTTTGGGCCTCTTTCGTACTGGAATTACCAGGTGGGTTTAAACTCTATCTCGGCGGGGATTCCGGTTATGATACCCATTTCAAAACAATCGGGGATAAGTTTGGGCCCTTTGACATTGCCATACTGGAAACAGGGCAATACAATGTTGACTGGCCCATGATCCATATGAGCCCTGAAGAAGCAGTGCAGGCCGCACAGGAACTGAAAGCCAAAGTACTGCTGCCGGTACACTGGGGGAAATTCGCATTGGCACTACACCCCTGGAATGAACCGGTGATCCGCACAACAGCAGGTGCATTGGGAAAAGTGAAAGTAACTACGCCACGTATAGGGGAACCTGTTATACTGAATGTTAGTTATCCCGCTGATCCGTGGTGGGAGTTTTAG
- a CDS encoding SusC/RagA family TonB-linked outer membrane protein, with protein sequence MKTRKLAAFPKLLLLLCSVLFCSKSIAQSSPVQLSGTVSSAADGQKIIGATISVLNQKGVGAVTDVDGKFSLKVPAQQGAIQLVVTFIGYETKQVTVQPGQTTVDIQLAENTKALNEFVVTALGIKKQRKVLTYAVTEVKGSEFTQAREINIADALTGKIPGVNASSLAGGPGSSSRVVIRGNGSFSDNQPLYVINGMPIDNSTGNSPQSGNASIGLNADRGDGIGGINPDDIESITVLKGGPASALYGSRAANGVILITTKKGVKQKGIGLDYNSTFTFETPAIIPDWQYEYGQGQGGLKPVTQADAIASGRLSYGPRLDGSNVMQFDGISRPYVAQKDNIKNFYRTGTTFTNTVAASGGNESLNYRLSLSDMNNQGLVPHSQLNKKIGTLALVGTLSKRISVEGFAQYNVEKAIGRANVSDAPGNPNWGTYMLANSVDVRNLAPGYDKLTGAETLWNPSGFASNPYFVVNNFINNDNRNRFIGSASVKYNILDNLFVKGRFTHDYTSIIWNGVVPTGTAYAPKGFYQQSTTGITETNAELTLNYQGKFGKDFSLDVMAGGNQQKGKGQSTTLLGTDFAEPGFYDPSNVVSLTTNNALSRRAVNSVFGSIDLGYKDIIFLTATGRNDWFSTLSPKSNDVFYPSAGISFILSEAVKLPSWISYAKLRTSWAEVGGGAPLAYSLNQTYSLVPGGGHFGQPLQAPTQTVGTTSGLLNAPNPNLKPFKTRTMEAGFEARFLNGRLSADFAIYDRKTTDDIVQVSTSTGSGYNFTFLNVGEMSNKGVELRLSGTPVKGKNFTWEVDFNAAYNKNEVIKLAPGLDRIQMDAAVNNYAFIFAEVGKPFSTIKGYKVKKNENGLPIFNSKTNGFEATTGLEDLGTGVSPWTSGINNSFSYKRFNFSFLIDSKFGGHVYSGTNLYATRFGLHRITLPGRDGGLTVTGVDEENKPFSRTFTGAQLQAYYDNYKNQSERFVYKSDFIKLRQVILGYNIPASVFSFAKLQSVSVSFVARNLFILYKDAPNIDPESTFNNSNAQGFEMFGVPRTRSYGLNLMVKF encoded by the coding sequence ATGAAAACACGTAAACTGGCTGCTTTCCCAAAACTGCTCTTGTTGCTCTGCAGCGTGCTGTTTTGCAGTAAAAGCATCGCCCAATCTTCTCCCGTACAACTTTCTGGTACGGTATCCAGTGCTGCAGACGGACAAAAAATTATCGGCGCCACCATCTCTGTTCTTAACCAGAAAGGTGTAGGCGCCGTAACAGATGTGGATGGTAAATTCTCTCTGAAGGTACCCGCACAGCAGGGTGCCATTCAGCTCGTAGTTACTTTTATCGGTTACGAAACAAAACAGGTAACCGTACAACCCGGCCAAACCACAGTAGACATCCAGCTCGCAGAAAATACCAAAGCCCTGAATGAATTTGTGGTAACAGCCCTTGGTATTAAAAAACAAAGGAAAGTATTGACCTATGCCGTAACAGAAGTAAAAGGAAGTGAATTCACCCAGGCCCGTGAGATCAACATAGCAGATGCACTCACTGGTAAAATTCCGGGTGTGAATGCTTCCAGTCTTGCCGGCGGCCCCGGTAGTTCCAGCCGCGTAGTGATCCGCGGTAACGGTTCCTTCAGTGATAACCAGCCATTGTACGTGATCAATGGTATGCCCATCGATAACTCTACCGGTAACTCTCCGCAAAGCGGCAATGCCTCCATTGGTCTGAATGCGGACAGGGGAGATGGTATCGGAGGGATCAACCCGGATGATATTGAATCCATCACTGTGTTGAAAGGAGGCCCCGCTTCTGCATTGTACGGCTCCCGTGCTGCAAACGGTGTGATCCTCATCACCACAAAGAAAGGGGTGAAACAAAAAGGCATTGGCCTGGATTACAATTCCACCTTCACTTTTGAAACACCTGCAATCATTCCCGATTGGCAATATGAATACGGTCAGGGGCAGGGTGGTCTGAAACCTGTAACACAGGCAGATGCTATTGCTTCAGGAAGACTTTCCTATGGCCCCAGACTGGATGGCAGCAATGTAATGCAGTTTGATGGCATAAGCCGCCCCTATGTTGCACAGAAGGATAATATCAAAAACTTCTACAGGACAGGTACAACGTTCACCAATACCGTTGCGGCATCCGGAGGAAATGAATCCCTCAACTACCGCCTCTCTTTATCTGATATGAATAACCAGGGCCTGGTACCGCATTCGCAACTAAATAAGAAGATAGGAACACTGGCCCTGGTGGGTACGCTCTCCAAACGTATTTCCGTAGAAGGTTTCGCGCAATACAACGTAGAGAAAGCAATCGGCCGTGCCAACGTTTCCGATGCACCAGGTAACCCTAACTGGGGAACTTACATGCTCGCAAATTCTGTAGACGTAAGGAACCTTGCTCCCGGATATGATAAACTCACAGGTGCGGAAACATTGTGGAACCCATCTGGTTTTGCCAGTAACCCGTACTTCGTGGTAAACAATTTTATCAATAATGATAACCGCAACCGTTTCATAGGAAGCGCTTCTGTTAAGTATAACATCCTGGACAACCTTTTCGTAAAAGGCCGTTTTACACATGATTATACTTCTATCATCTGGAACGGGGTAGTACCTACCGGTACAGCTTATGCACCGAAAGGATTCTATCAGCAATCCACTACCGGTATTACAGAAACCAATGCGGAACTCACGCTGAACTACCAGGGGAAATTTGGTAAAGACTTCAGCCTGGATGTAATGGCCGGCGGTAACCAGCAAAAAGGTAAAGGGCAATCCACTACCTTGCTGGGTACCGATTTCGCAGAGCCGGGTTTCTACGATCCTTCCAACGTAGTAAGCCTCACTACCAATAACGCACTCTCCCGCAGAGCCGTGAACTCTGTATTTGGTAGCATCGACCTGGGTTATAAGGACATCATCTTCCTGACAGCCACAGGCCGTAACGACTGGTTCTCTACACTCTCACCAAAAAGTAATGATGTATTCTATCCATCTGCCGGTATCAGTTTCATTTTATCCGAAGCAGTGAAACTGCCTTCCTGGATCTCCTACGCAAAACTGCGTACAAGCTGGGCAGAAGTAGGTGGCGGCGCTCCATTGGCTTATTCATTGAATCAAACATACAGTCTTGTTCCCGGTGGTGGTCACTTTGGCCAGCCTTTACAGGCACCTACCCAAACAGTAGGTACCACTTCCGGTCTGCTGAATGCACCGAACCCCAACCTGAAACCTTTCAAAACCAGGACAATGGAAGCTGGTTTCGAAGCGCGTTTCCTGAACGGCCGCCTCTCTGCTGACTTCGCGATCTACGACAGGAAAACAACAGATGATATCGTACAGGTAAGTACTTCTACCGGCTCCGGTTATAACTTCACTTTCCTGAATGTGGGTGAAATGAGTAACAAAGGCGTAGAGCTTCGCCTGAGCGGTACACCGGTGAAAGGAAAGAACTTTACCTGGGAAGTAGATTTCAATGCTGCTTATAATAAGAATGAAGTAATAAAACTTGCACCCGGCCTGGACCGCATCCAGATGGACGCTGCGGTGAATAACTATGCTTTCATCTTTGCGGAAGTGGGTAAACCTTTCAGTACCATTAAAGGTTACAAAGTAAAGAAGAATGAAAACGGCCTGCCCATCTTCAACTCTAAAACAAACGGTTTTGAAGCCACTACAGGTCTGGAAGATCTGGGAACAGGCGTATCTCCATGGACAAGTGGTATCAACAACTCCTTCAGCTATAAACGTTTCAATTTCAGCTTCCTGATCGATAGTAAATTTGGCGGCCATGTATATTCCGGTACCAACCTTTATGCTACCCGTTTTGGATTGCACAGGATCACACTGCCTGGCCGTGATGGCGGTTTAACAGTTACCGGTGTGGATGAAGAGAACAAACCTTTCAGCAGAACATTTACCGGTGCACAGCTGCAGGCTTATTATGATAACTATAAGAACCAGTCGGAGCGTTTTGTGTATAAATCGGACTTCATCAAACTGCGCCAGGTGATACTGGGTTATAACATTCCGGCGAGTGTATTCTCCTTTGCCAAACTGCAATCCGTATCTGTTTCTTTTGTGGCAAGGAACCTGTTCATCCTGTATAAGGATGCACCAAACATCGATCCTGAATCTACTTTCAATAACTCCAATGCACAAGGTTTTGAAATGTTCGGGGTGCCACGCACAAGAAGTTATGGCCTGAACCTGATGGTTAAATTTTAA
- a CDS encoding sulfatase, whose amino-acid sequence MKFHFLLIALCCCTGLKAQQAKPNVLFIFVDDLRPDLGCYGNTTVKSPHLDSLARKGVVFKNQFVTVPTCGASRMSILTGKLPHKRSDLTNEAAESMVRTEMPETFIEQLKRNGYYTVGVGKISHSADGYVYPYNKERSNQLELPNSWNEMLFNPGKWKTGWNAFFAYADGTDRNTKKANVPPYEAAGVGDGGYPDGLTAELAVQQIEKLAGKKQPFFLGVGFFKPHLPFTAPQKYWDLYNEIDIALTPSPDMPVNIHKASLHESAEFNQYKSGDEKASLQKPVSDAYARKLRHGYYASISYVDAQIGKVLTALREKGLDKNTIIIVWGDHGWHLGDDRVWGKHTIFDWSLRSAFIIKTPRPQKGFSPEQVVSSVDIYPTIMELCGVKMPYKGDGESLIKATRKTAYSYFKQGLTVRTDRYRLTQYYRNAKPDIELYDHTTDPWENKNIAAEQPELVKELQIILQRGNTGVYNTPGGREQVEN is encoded by the coding sequence GTAGATGATCTCCGCCCGGACCTGGGCTGCTATGGCAATACAACAGTGAAATCGCCTCACCTGGACAGCCTGGCCCGCAAGGGAGTTGTTTTCAAAAATCAATTTGTGACCGTTCCCACCTGTGGCGCATCCCGCATGAGCATCCTTACAGGGAAACTGCCACATAAGCGGTCAGACCTCACAAATGAAGCAGCTGAAAGTATGGTGAGAACGGAGATGCCGGAAACCTTCATAGAACAGCTGAAACGGAATGGTTATTACACAGTAGGGGTAGGGAAGATCAGTCATTCAGCAGATGGTTATGTATATCCATATAATAAGGAAAGAAGTAACCAGCTGGAATTACCGAACAGCTGGAATGAAATGTTATTCAATCCCGGTAAATGGAAAACAGGCTGGAATGCTTTCTTTGCTTATGCGGATGGAACAGACAGGAATACGAAGAAAGCCAATGTACCTCCTTATGAAGCCGCAGGTGTTGGAGATGGCGGTTACCCGGATGGATTAACAGCAGAACTGGCCGTACAGCAAATAGAAAAGCTGGCCGGCAAAAAGCAGCCGTTCTTTTTAGGCGTTGGTTTCTTCAAACCGCATTTGCCTTTCACGGCACCTCAGAAATACTGGGACCTGTATAATGAAATTGACATCGCACTTACGCCATCCCCGGATATGCCGGTCAACATACATAAAGCCAGCCTGCATGAAAGTGCGGAATTCAATCAATATAAATCGGGAGATGAAAAGGCTTCACTGCAAAAGCCCGTATCTGATGCTTACGCGCGTAAACTGCGGCATGGATATTATGCCAGTATTAGCTATGTGGATGCGCAGATCGGGAAAGTATTAACAGCTTTAAGGGAGAAGGGATTGGATAAGAATACGATCATTATAGTTTGGGGAGATCATGGATGGCACCTGGGGGATGACCGTGTATGGGGCAAACATACTATTTTCGATTGGTCTTTACGGAGTGCATTCATCATAAAAACACCCCGGCCGCAAAAAGGTTTCAGCCCTGAGCAGGTGGTCAGTTCCGTGGATATTTATCCCACCATTATGGAATTGTGCGGCGTGAAAATGCCTTATAAGGGAGATGGGGAGAGTCTCATTAAAGCTACGCGTAAAACGGCTTACAGTTATTTCAAACAGGGTCTCACGGTGAGAACAGACCGCTACCGCTTAACACAGTACTATCGGAATGCGAAGCCGGACATAGAACTATACGATCACACAACCGATCCCTGGGAGAATAAGAACATTGCAGCAGAGCAGCCGGAGCTGGTAAAGGAGCTGCAAATAATATTACAAAGAGGAAACACCGGCGTGTATAATACTCCAGGAGGCCGGGAGCAAGTGGAAAACTGA